The following are encoded together in the Lusitaniella coriacea LEGE 07157 genome:
- a CDS encoding TauD/TfdA family dioxygenase produces the protein MKWLNSIQNKKRLYRTYRDKKWSNSHKAVLVQNISKIENEIAIKKISASFGNVSRSDVFSPEKEIDDYIHKVQVQKQHKKDSDGFLILSTTHLPFDCHTDGYFDLNPIDIVILQCVTPDKYGGDSIIVFLEDVISKLDLDIIKILKQPIFPARCGKVSILTENENDFSIRYNRLELNRGAILYNVKLSLLQVEALDRLNSAIESSKIYLKLMPYDCLIIDNKRVLHGRTALSSENSHRLFRRVQIYL, from the coding sequence ATGAAATGGCTTAACTCAATTCAAAATAAAAAAAGGCTCTACCGAACCTACAGGGATAAAAAGTGGTCAAACTCACACAAAGCAGTTTTAGTTCAAAATATATCAAAAATCGAGAATGAAATTGCCATAAAAAAAATAAGTGCATCTTTTGGCAATGTTTCAAGAAGCGATGTATTTAGTCCAGAAAAAGAAATTGATGACTATATTCATAAAGTTCAAGTTCAAAAACAGCACAAAAAAGACAGTGATGGCTTTTTGATTCTTTCAACTACTCATTTACCATTTGATTGCCATACTGATGGCTATTTTGATCTCAATCCTATAGATATAGTTATTTTACAATGTGTTACCCCAGACAAATATGGCGGTGACTCGATAATTGTATTTCTGGAAGATGTAATTTCTAAATTAGATCTCGATATTATAAAAATATTAAAACAACCAATTTTTCCAGCTCGTTGCGGTAAGGTTTCCATTCTTACAGAAAATGAGAATGATTTCTCTATCCGATATAATCGTCTAGAGTTAAATAGAGGAGCTATACTTTACAATGTTAAGCTTTCATTATTACAAGTTGAAGCATTAGATAGATTAAATTCGGCAATCGAATCCAGCAAAATATATTTAAAGCTTATGCCTTATGATTGTTTGATTATTGACAATAAAAGAGTTCTTCACGGACGTACTGCTTTATCCTCCGAAAATAGTCATAGATTATTTAGAAGAGTGCAAATTTATTTATAA
- a CDS encoding ATP-binding protein gives MSESNTSRLAVVTPHLSRKLQKERKRKYKSVESLLEKWQQDADYLGSQPSQEKVIEVLNSSTRTTCRYELINGLCQILLDRPYRDNSKTKVPPSLKHQLCCEFEKRFKVSGQVSWSEFSNAWTERLNDSEPPSSQTLRNFFNNPQRDSCEHWLIDGLCRVLLDCSFGEWREEANRQSVMRLQPIVPSLDCDITNWVGRETLVKELLTALTGDCHLLSLVGMTGIGKTALATKLMLEPELRQLLPTVKTVSFDGDFPTFELVSRTVLGDAAANSEELQKESDLLVRLTLAQLRSTPCLLVLDMLEVLLEFDGEGGHQFRDRAFGQFFDEVVRTEMPSRIIVTSQYQLPTLAEGRYPARSRAELLKGLTNTEALQLFAQWGIEATPGIELDFLKRIIAAYEGHPLALRVIAGEMREPPYNGDILSYWHEFGNEIEAVEQLQKEPDARSREDKPRLDRYSPRLKDLVKTRIESAFHRLHQSYPLACLLLCMGAVERRPIERAHWLFFIDDYDREEQICAFETLQRRFLLESEKTEHRTLYHLHPLIRRVALDNLPEIEEELS, from the coding sequence ATGTCTGAATCCAACACCTCGCGTCTTGCTGTCGTTACCCCTCATTTGAGTCGCAAGCTGCAAAAGGAGCGTAAGAGGAAGTACAAGTCTGTGGAGTCCTTGTTGGAGAAGTGGCAACAGGATGCAGACTACCTCGGTTCGCAACCTTCCCAGGAGAAGGTGATTGAGGTTCTGAATTCCAGTACGCGGACGACGTGCCGATACGAGTTAATTAACGGGTTGTGTCAGATATTATTGGATCGTCCCTATCGGGATAATAGCAAGACGAAAGTTCCTCCAAGCCTAAAGCACCAGCTTTGCTGCGAGTTTGAAAAACGGTTTAAGGTGAGCGGACAAGTCTCTTGGAGTGAATTTTCCAATGCTTGGACTGAACGATTAAATGATTCCGAACCGCCGTCTTCCCAAACGCTGCGGAACTTTTTTAATAACCCCCAACGGGATAGCTGCGAACATTGGTTGATTGATGGATTGTGTCGGGTTTTGCTGGACTGTTCTTTTGGGGAGTGGCGAGAAGAGGCAAACCGGCAAAGTGTAATGCGATTGCAACCGATTGTACCTTCCCTAGACTGCGATATTACAAACTGGGTGGGTCGAGAAACATTAGTTAAGGAACTTCTTACTGCATTAACGGGAGACTGTCACTTACTTTCGTTGGTGGGAATGACGGGAATTGGGAAAACGGCTTTGGCGACAAAATTGATGTTGGAACCGGAATTAAGGCAATTACTTCCCACAGTCAAAACGGTGAGTTTCGATGGCGACTTCCCCACCTTTGAGTTAGTCTCTCGAACTGTTTTAGGGGATGCTGCGGCGAACAGCGAGGAGTTACAGAAAGAATCCGATCTCTTGGTTCGTTTAACTCTCGCGCAGTTGCGTTCGACTCCTTGTCTCCTTGTGTTGGATATGCTCGAAGTATTATTAGAATTTGATGGAGAGGGAGGACATCAATTTCGCGATCGCGCGTTTGGTCAATTTTTTGATGAAGTGGTGCGTACAGAAATGCCAAGTCGCATTATCGTCACGTCCCAGTACCAACTTCCCACTCTAGCAGAAGGACGTTACCCCGCGCGATCGCGCGCCGAATTGCTTAAAGGCTTGACAAACACCGAAGCATTACAACTCTTTGCGCAGTGGGGAATCGAAGCAACCCCAGGAATTGAACTCGACTTCCTCAAACGAATTATCGCCGCCTACGAAGGTCATCCTCTGGCGCTGCGGGTCATTGCTGGGGAAATGCGCGAACCGCCGTATAATGGAGATATTCTGAGCTATTGGCATGAATTTGGCAACGAGATTGAAGCCGTCGAACAACTGCAAAAAGAACCAGACGCGCGATCGCGCGAAGACAAACCTCGTTTAGATCGTTACAGTCCCCGCCTCAAAGATTTAGTCAAAACTCGCATTGAAAGCGCTTTCCACCGCCTGCATCAATCCTACCCCCTCGCCTGTCTGCTACTCTGTATGGGAGCAGTCGAACGCAGACCTATCGAACGAGCGCACTGGCTTTTTTTCATTGACGACTACGATAGAGAGGAACAAATCTGTGCCTTTGAAACCCTACAGCGTCGCTTTCTGCTAGAGTCGGAAAAAACAGAGCATCGCACCCTCTACCACCTCCATCCGCTCATTCGTCGCGTCGCACTCGATAATTTACCCGAAATTGAGGAAGAATTAAGCTAA
- a CDS encoding tetratricopeptide repeat protein: MNCTTKPVELQTLSSKELLNIRYDTGGKLVLLQETTAISPPTSRPLKISEKARLRSAYYWLNSYQPEPNASNLEQVRGYIEAFHHLCELSAWQEAAQILLTRLNFTLEKTLHEQIGTWGYYREQIELYRRLLGKIDLQFDCLCLQGLGNASCWLGKIDEAIEYHQQQLEIARKIKNKKMEASALGGLGFAYSLLEKLKVATHYHQQQLEIAREHDFREEEVLALAHLGRNLCLSFKEREAIKMLQQALKLSKALNNIEVESFILEKLSDAYCMLGKPNNAIKLLKRNLGIDEKLNDLHGMCYTFITLSKSYIMLDRFDRAEKYGQNALKIAELMDYDFDRAVASGNLGLIYSHHENQYDRAIAYFEQALQTFINLEQKTKIGIILTNLSYCYTKLKQYQTAMDYTRKSLAIAREIKNKDMRGLAISMMANAYWHRGQHLRGLLTVAWAMIILPPWKSANGKFLFKKAFETIFSFLK, from the coding sequence ATGAATTGCACGACTAAACCCGTCGAATTACAAACACTCTCTTCAAAAGAATTACTCAATATTCGCTACGACACTGGGGGGAAATTGGTTTTATTACAAGAAACCACTGCAATTTCTCCTCCTACCTCAAGACCTCTAAAAATCAGTGAAAAAGCGCGTTTGCGTTCCGCCTACTATTGGTTGAATTCCTATCAACCCGAACCCAACGCATCGAACCTCGAACAAGTACGCGGCTACATTGAAGCATTTCACCATCTGTGCGAACTTTCTGCTTGGCAAGAAGCCGCACAAATTCTCCTCACTCGCCTCAATTTCACCCTAGAAAAAACACTACACGAACAGATTGGAACCTGGGGATACTATCGCGAACAAATCGAACTATATCGCCGTTTGCTAGGAAAAATCGATCTCCAGTTTGATTGCCTCTGTTTGCAAGGCTTAGGTAATGCGTCTTGTTGGTTAGGCAAAATTGATGAAGCGATTGAATATCATCAACAGCAACTAGAAATTGCACGCAAAATCAAAAATAAAAAGATGGAAGCTTCTGCATTAGGCGGATTAGGTTTTGCTTACTCTTTGCTTGAGAAACTTAAAGTAGCAACGCACTACCATCAACAACAATTGGAAATTGCTCGCGAGCATGATTTCAGAGAAGAAGAAGTTCTTGCATTAGCTCATCTTGGACGCAATTTATGTTTATCTTTCAAAGAACGCGAGGCAATTAAAATGCTACAACAAGCGTTAAAATTGAGTAAAGCGCTAAACAACATTGAAGTAGAATCTTTTATTTTAGAGAAACTAAGCGATGCTTATTGTATGTTAGGAAAACCCAATAATGCCATAAAACTTTTAAAACGGAATCTTGGAATCGATGAAAAACTAAACGATCTTCATGGAATGTGTTACACGTTCATAACATTAAGCAAAAGTTATATAATGCTCGATCGGTTCGATCGAGCAGAAAAATATGGTCAAAATGCTCTAAAAATTGCTGAATTGATGGATTATGATTTTGATCGAGCAGTGGCATCAGGTAACTTGGGATTAATTTACAGTCATCATGAAAATCAATACGATCGCGCGATCGCGTACTTTGAACAAGCACTTCAAACTTTTATCAATTTAGAACAAAAGACAAAAATAGGAATTATACTTACCAATCTTTCCTATTGTTATACAAAACTAAAGCAATATCAAACAGCAATGGATTACACTCGAAAATCCCTAGCCATTGCTCGCGAAATCAAAAACAAAGATATGAGGGGTCTTGCTATCTCAATGATGGCTAATGCGTATTGGCATCGCGGGCAACATTTACGAGGATTATTAACTGTTGCCTGGGCAATGATTATTCTTCCCCCTTGGAAAAGCGCAAACGGAAAATTCTTGTTCAAAAAAGCATTTGAGACGATCTTTAGCTTTCTCAAGTGA
- a CDS encoding Uma2 family endonuclease has protein sequence MQLQIDKRYYTPEEYLELEEEAEYKHEYRDGEIIAIAGKTTNHNKIAGNFCRQFPLTIDSQDYEIYIGDVRLWIPEYRIYTYPDVMVIKEEPIYEGTGKTTITNPLLIVEVLSNSTQGYDRGDKFKAYRSIPTFQEYLLIDQYSFYGEQFAKNTEGKWVLTEYAGEDAVISFASLDFQVAFRDLYGRVNFEMDEG, from the coding sequence ATGCAACTCCAAATCGATAAGCGCTACTACACCCCAGAAGAGTATTTAGAACTGGAAGAAGAAGCCGAATACAAGCACGAATATCGAGATGGAGAAATCATTGCGATCGCGGGCAAAACCACAAATCATAATAAGATTGCAGGAAACTTTTGTCGGCAATTTCCTTTAACCATCGACAGCCAAGACTACGAGATTTACATCGGCGATGTCCGTTTGTGGATTCCTGAATATCGCATCTATACCTATCCCGATGTCATGGTCATTAAGGAGGAACCAATCTACGAGGGAACGGGAAAGACGACAATTACTAACCCTTTGTTGATTGTAGAAGTTTTATCAAATTCAACTCAAGGATACGATCGCGGCGATAAATTTAAAGCGTATCGTTCGATTCCTACCTTTCAAGAATATCTGCTCATCGACCAATATAGTTTTTATGGGGAGCAGTTTGCTAAAAACACAGAGGGAAAATGGGTGTTAACGGAATATGCAGGAGAAGACGCTGTTATAAGCTTCGCCTCTCTCGATTTCCAGGTTGCTTTTAGGGATCTCTATGGAAGAGTGAATTTCGAGATGGATGAAGGGTAG
- a CDS encoding ribbon-helix-helix domain-containing protein, giving the protein MATQKQRTTVSFDPSDYEEIKQWADEEFRSVPQLIQVIVQKALIERRKKVK; this is encoded by the coding sequence ATGGCGACACAAAAACAGAGAACGACCGTTAGTTTTGACCCCAGCGACTACGAGGAGATAAAACAGTGGGCAGATGAGGAATTTAGGTCTGTACCGCAGTTAATTCAGGTCATTGTGCAAAAAGCACTCATCGAGCGCCGAAAGAAAGTCAAATAA